Proteins co-encoded in one Uloborus diversus isolate 005 chromosome 9, Udiv.v.3.1, whole genome shotgun sequence genomic window:
- the LOC129229430 gene encoding uncharacterized protein LOC129229430, translating to MSTSNSRIIIGLEDRQGRIKTFFEEDAPCSHIGENWGGYIVKFIRYKNGPRKNYSYFEKIHWRFLATICLTFAWIAVYPIAGMLIPLLLSTGMEILLYCHESGLRGIIRGRIRIKLSKMRIRIKLSKIHSHCKTNFRS from the exons ATGTCTACTAGTAACTCAAGAATAATA aTTGGTCTGGAAGACCGACAGGGccgaattaaaacatttttcgaagaaGATGCACCCTGTTCTCACATAGGAGAAAATTGGGGTGGATACATCGTTAAGTTTATTCGCTATAAA aatggtCCAAGGAAAAACTACtcctattttgaaaaaattcattggAGAT TTCTGGCAACTATTTGTTTAACTTTTGCATGGATAGCTGTATATCCCATAGCTGGAATGCTAATCCCGCTGCTTTTATCTACTGGGATGGAAATACTACTTTACTGCCATGAATCCGGTTTACGAGGCATCATACGAGGACGAATACGGATCAAACTATCGAAAATGCGAATACGGATCAAACTATCGAAAATACATTCCCATTGCAAGACGAATTTTCGTTCgtaa